A window of Rhododendron vialii isolate Sample 1 chromosome 13a, ASM3025357v1 contains these coding sequences:
- the LOC131314449 gene encoding protein LIFEGUARD 4-like, protein MWQTPYRKNDVEAGVRPLYPTMLESPELRWAFIRKIYSILTLQLLLTIVVAAVVVAVRPIAVFFATTAAGLALYIVLIIMPFIVLCPLYYYHQRHPLNYFLLGLFTVGLAFVVGLTCAFTSGKVILESVILTTAVVVSLTLYTFWAASRGHDFNFLGPFLFGAVFVLILFALIQMLFPLGKISVMIYGCLASIIFSGYIIYDTDNLIKRYSYDEFIWAAVALYIDIINLFLSVLTCFRVADA, encoded by the exons atgtggcaAACGCCGTACCGGAAGAATGACGTGGAAGCGGGGGTGAGGCCGCTGTACCCGACGATGTTGGAGTCGCCGGAGCTCCGTTGGGCCTTCATTCGAAAGATTTACTCGATATTGACTCTCCAATTGCTTCTCACTATAGTAGTTGCCGCTGTTGTCGTCGCTGTCCGGCCAATTGCGGTGTTCTtcgccaccaccgccgccggCTTGGCCCTCTATATCGTACTCATCATTATGCCCTTCATTG TGTTGTGCCCGTTGTATTATTATCACCAGCGGCACCCGCTGAATTATTTTCTGCTGGGGTTGTTTACGGTTGGTCTAGCGTTTGTGGTGGGATTGACATGTGCTTTTACCAGTG GGAAGGTTATTTTGGAATCTGTGATCTTAACAACTGCAGTGGTTGTGAGTCTCACTTTGTACACATTCTGGGCTGCAAGCAGAGGCCATGATTTCAACTTCTTGGGGCCTTTCTTGTTTGGTGCTGTATTTGTGCTCATTCTTTTTGCCTTGATTCAG ATGCTCTTTCCCCTGGGTAAGATCTCAGTTATGATCTACGGGTGTCTTGCATCAATCATATTCTCTGGGTACATCATATACGATACGGATAACTTGATCAAGAGATATTCTTACGACGAGTTCATTTGGGCTGCCGTTGCGCTGTATATTGATATCATCAATCTCTTCCTCTCCGTGTTAACTTGCTTCAGAGTTGCTGATGCCTAG
- the LOC131314448 gene encoding VAN3-binding protein-like, with product MESSRRRPEQGGSGKVKLPEIPTEPLEFLARSWSPSALQLCKALSLSPRPPPPPRSGTPVTNGSNMNIAAAASTTSHVINSGGGGENEESTVAGAVVNNSTNNGDPPQPSFLFASSSSSAAATTTSSQLVLERIMSQSEMISPLTSGRLSHSSSSTTGALNGIGSLTHHDQDTDSISPPVVSPTHEFDDVVKFLRSNNTLQPLFIGGHNSHGGGSGGVSTPSSKTGRRWLKERKEKKKQEARAHNAQLHAVVSVANVAAAVAAIAAATAAASATGKDDKMAKTDMAVASAATLVAGQCVEAAEVMGADRCHLISAISSAVNVRTHDDITTLTAAAATALRGAAALKARALKDVWSIGAAVPAAEKGTTVMRMSGCSSDYHEHSHGNGFVEGLALEDDFLDSCHQQLLARGTELLKRTRKGDLHWKIVSVYIHRTGQVMLKMKSRHAAGTITKKDKNVVLEVCRDVKPWPGRHLFEGGEQRLYFGLKTVTRGVVEFECKNQREHDIWTQGVRRLLSIAAEKNNLNN from the exons atggAAAGCAGCAGGCGGAGGCCGGAGCAGGGTGGTTCCGGCAAGGTTAAGCTGCCCGAGATTCCGACGGAGCCACTGGAGTTCCTGGCAAGGTCGTGGAGCCCCTCCGCCCTCCAACTCTGCaaggcgctctctctctctcctcgtcctcctcctcctccgcggTCCGGTACCCCCGTGACTAATGGGTCCAATATGAatattgctgctgctgcttctacTACTAGTCATGTTATtaatagtggtggtggtggtgaaaacGAGGAATCAACTGTAGCAGGAGCTGTAGTCAATAATAGTACTAATAATGGAGACCCACCGCAGCCCTCATTCttgtttgcttcttcttcttcttctgcagCTGCTACCACTACTTCTTCTCAGCTTGTCCTCGAACGCATCATGTCTCAATCG GAAATGATATCGCCACTAACGTCAGGGAGGCTCTCTCACAGTAGCAGTAGTACTACTGGAGCTTTGAATGGTATTGGCTCCCTCACTCATCATGATCAAGACACGGATAGCATTAGCCCTCCTGTTGTTTCCCCCACCCATGAATTCGACGATGTTGTCAAG TTCCTACGATCAAACAACACGCTACAGCCTCTATTCATTGGCGGCCACAACAGCCACGGCGGCGGCAGCGGCGGGGTAAGCACACCCAGTAGCAAGACTGGGAGGAGGTGGTTGAAGGAgaggaaggaaaagaagaaacaagagGCCAGGGCCCACAACGCCCAGCTCCACGCGGTCGTGTCCGTTGCCAACGTGGCAGCTGCAGTGGCGGCCATTGCGGCCGCGACTGCTGCAGCCTCAGCGACGGGGAAGGATGATAAGATGGCAAAGACGGACATGGCCGTTGCATCGGCCGCAACACTAGTTGCGGGGCAGTGCGTGGAGGCTGCAGAGGTTATGGGAGCTGACCGGTGCCACCTCATTTCGGCCATTAGCTCTGCCGTTAATGTTCGGACCCATGATGATATCACTACTCTCACCGCCGCTGCTGCCACCG CCCTACGAGGGGCAGCCGCCTTGAAGGCAAGAGCACTGAAAGATGTTTGGAGCATCGGTGCAGCAGTACCGGCAGCAGAGAAAGGGACGACGGTTATGAGGATGAGTGGATGCAGTAGTGATTATCATGAGCATAGTCATGGTAATGGATTTGTGGAAGGGCTTGCCCTTGAAGATGATTTCCTGGATTCTTGTCATCAACAACTCCTTGCAAGGGGAACTGAGCTTCTCAAACGCACCCGCAAAG GTGATCTTCATTGGAAGATTGTATCGGTTTATATTCATCGTACTGGGCAG GTGATGCTGAAGATGAAGAGCAGACATGCTGCTGGAACAATCACCAAAAAGGATAAGA ATGTGGTATTGGAGGTGTGCAGAGACGTCAAGCCATGGCCGGGGAGGCATTTGTTTGAGGGAGGAGAGCAGCGTCTGTACTTTGGGTTGAAAACAGTAACGCGTGGGGTGGTAGAGTTTGAATGCAAGAACCAGAGGGAACACGATATCTGGACGCAGGGGGTTCGTCGTCTGCTCTCCATCGCAGCAGAAAAGAACAATCTCAATAACTGA